The Devosia sp. 1566 sequence AACTGCATGCCGATCCAAGCGCCGAACGAGAAGCCCGCAATCCAGCAGCCCCGCGATTCCCGGTTGATGGTCTGCAACCAGTCTAGCGCCGCCGCCGCATCGGACAGCTCGCCAATGCCATGGTCGAACATGCCCTGCGAACGGCCAACACCGCGCGAATTGAACCGCAGCACCGCAAAGCCGCGCTCAGCGAACATATAGAAGAGGTTGTAGACGATCTGGTTGTTCATCGTCCCGCCAAACTGCGGGTGCGGATGCAGCACGATGGCGATGGGAGCATTGGGCTCCTTGCCTGGCTGGTACCGGCCTTCCAGGCGGCCTTCGGGGCCATTGAAAATCACTTCTGGCATGACACTGCTTTTCCGGCCGTTTCGGCTCTGTTGATATGGTCTGACGGAGCATCGGTTCTGCAGGGCGCGCGCTTGACTAAGCCCCGCACGCTCCATAAAACATGGCTCGTAAAACCAGTTTAGAATTATTCGAAACTCGTTTTCGCCGGGTTTCCGGCCCGAGAGCGCCCCTTGTAAAGAATGTGGGTGCGCAATTTCAAGAAGTGTTTGGCCCAGACCGTCATCGCGGCCTGCAGGCTCGGCAAGTGAACCATGCTCGGAGGCATGGCTCGAGGGCGAGTTGATGAAACAATCGGCGATCTATCTCGATCACGCTGCCGCCGCGCCATTGCTCCCCGCGGCGCGCGACGCGCTGGTCGCTGCTATTGAGCTTGCGGGCAATCCCTCCTCGGTGCACGGGCACGGCCGCAAGCTTCGCAATCTCATTGAGGCTGCGCGCGACCAGGTCGCGCTACTCGCCGGTGCCGAGCGTCGCCAAGTGGTTTTTACGGGCTCCGCGACGGAAGCCATTACTCAGGCAATTGTCGGTGGCGCGCGTGCTTTTGCCGCAAGTGCGTTGTTGGTGAGTGCCGGCGAGCATACAGCCGTGCTGAAAGCAGCTGCAGCTACAGGGCTGCCGGTGCGGCCCGTTGGCCTGCGGGCCGACGGTCAAATCGATCTTGATCAGCTCGAGGCCCAGCTGGCCCAAGCCGACGCGGCAAACGAAACCCTGCTCGTCGCGCTGCATTGGGTCAACAACGAAACCGGGGTGGTGCAGCCGGTTAGCCGCATCAATGCTCTGGTGGGGCCGACACGTCACGCGCTGTTTATCGATGCAGCTCAGGCCTTTGGCAAACTGCCCCTCGATTTTGCCGCCTCGGCACCCGATATGATGGCTGTAGGTGGTCACAAGATCGGCGCGCCCGCCGGTGTTGGTGCCCTGCTGGTCAAAAGCCATGCTGATGAAGTGCGGCTTATTCCCGGTGGTGGGCAGGAGCAGGGTCGTCGCGGCGGCACCGAAGCTGCGGCGCTGATTGCCGCGTTCGGGGCTGCAGCTTCGGCTTTCCCCGAGCTTTATGCCGCAGCGGACACGTCGGCTCTGGTAAGTCGCCTCGAGAACGGCCTTAACCGAATGGGAGCGGGTGCGGTGGTTTTCGGTGCCGAGCGGATTGGCAGCATCACCAATTTCGCCATTCCCGGTATGGCGAGCGCGACGACCATGATGGCGCTGGACCTGATGGGTCTGTCGGTTTCCTCGGGCTCTGCTTGCTCGTCAGGCAAGGTTTCGAGCAGCCACGTATTGGCCGCGATGGATGTCGCACCGGAACACGCGAGTTGCGCCCTGCGCGTCAGCTTCGGTTGGAACTCGAGCGCGGCCGAGGTGGACGCTCTGCTCGCGGCCCTGGAAACAATCCTGCAGCGCCATCGGGCAAAGCAGGAACACGCGGCCTGAGGCCGCAAGGAATTAGACGGCTCCCGGCGACCTTGAATCGCGGTGGGGCAAAGGAGAAGCGATATGGCCGACTACGACATCCCGACGCTCAAGGAGAACATCGATCGTGAAACCGTCGATCAGGTGCTCGCGCTCGACGTCGACAAATACAAATATGGTTTTGAGACCGAGATCGAGTCCGTCAAGTCGCCCAAAGGCTTGAGCGAGGACACCGTCCGTTTCATTTCGGCCAAGAAGAACGAGCCCGAATGGATGCTGCAATGGCGTCTGGATGCCTATCAGCGCTGGCTCACCATGACCGAGCCGACCTGGGCCAAGGTGCACTATCCTGAGATCGATCTTCAGGACATGTACTACTACGCGGCGCCAAAATCCTCGCCGGCCCCCAAAAGCCTCGACGAAGTCGACCCGGCACTGATCGCCATGTACGACAAGCTGGGCGTGCCCCTGCGCGAGCGTGAAATCCTCGCTGGCGTCGAGCGGCCCGGCATGGCGGTTGATGCGGTTATCGACTCGGTTTCCGTGGTCACCACGTTCCGCGAGGAGCTGAGCAAGGTTGGCATCATCTTCTGCTCGATCTCCGAGGCGATTCGCGAGTACCCCGAGCTGGTGCAGAAATATATCGGCTCTGTGGTCCCCGTCACGGACAACTACTACGCCACGCTCAACTCGGCCGTTTTCACCGATGGCTCCTTCGTCTTCATCCCAAAGGGCGTACGCTGCCCCATGGAGCTGTCGACCTATTTCCGCATCAATGAGCGCAATACCGGCCAGTTCGAGCGGACGTTGATCATTGCCGAGGCGGATAGCTATGTCAGCTATCTGGAAGGCTGCACGGCGCCGATGCGCGACGAGAACCAGCTGCACGCCGCAGTGGTCGAGCTCGTGGCTTTGGAAAATGCCGAGATCAAGTACTCCACCGTCCAGAACTGGTATCCCGGCGACAAGGACGGCAAGGGCGGCATCTACAACTTCGTCACCAAGCGCGGCGATTGCCGTGGCGACAATTCCAAGATCTCCTGGACGCAGGTGGAAACCGGTTCGGCGATCACCTGGAAGTACCCCAGCTGCATCCTGCGCGGCGACAATTCGCGTGGCGAGTTCTATTCCATCGCCATCTCGAACGGCTACCAGCAGGTCGATAGCGGCACCAAGATGATCCACTTGGGCAAGAACACGTCCAGCCGCATCATCTCCAAGGGTATCGCTGCCGGGTTCTCGGACAACACCTATCGCGGCCAGGTTTCGGCGCATGCGAAGGCCAAGAACGCCCGGAACTTCACGCAATGCGACTCCCTGCTGATCGGCGATAAGTGCGGGGCCCATACGGTGCCTTACATCGAGAGCCGCAATGGCACGGCGGTGTTCGAGCATGAAGCCACGACCAGCAAGATCTCCGACGACCAGATGTTCTATTGCCAGCAGC is a genomic window containing:
- a CDS encoding alpha/beta hydrolase yields the protein MPEVIFNGPEGRLEGRYQPGKEPNAPIAIVLHPHPQFGGTMNNQIVYNLFYMFAERGFAVLRFNSRGVGRSQGMFDHGIGELSDAAAALDWLQTINRESRGCWIAGFSFGAWIGMQLLMRRPEVEGFISVAPPENLYDFSFLAPCPSSGLIIHGDKDRVAPPNSVQKLVDKLKTQKGITIEQQIVEGANHFFEGKIDDLTTRCADYLDRRRQEIAAGGGR
- a CDS encoding aminotransferase class V-fold PLP-dependent enzyme, which gives rise to MKQSAIYLDHAAAAPLLPAARDALVAAIELAGNPSSVHGHGRKLRNLIEAARDQVALLAGAERRQVVFTGSATEAITQAIVGGARAFAASALLVSAGEHTAVLKAAAATGLPVRPVGLRADGQIDLDQLEAQLAQADAANETLLVALHWVNNETGVVQPVSRINALVGPTRHALFIDAAQAFGKLPLDFAASAPDMMAVGGHKIGAPAGVGALLVKSHADEVRLIPGGGQEQGRRGGTEAAALIAAFGAAASAFPELYAAADTSALVSRLENGLNRMGAGAVVFGAERIGSITNFAIPGMASATTMMALDLMGLSVSSGSACSSGKVSSSHVLAAMDVAPEHASCALRVSFGWNSSAAEVDALLAALETILQRHRAKQEHAA
- the sufB gene encoding Fe-S cluster assembly protein SufB yields the protein MADYDIPTLKENIDRETVDQVLALDVDKYKYGFETEIESVKSPKGLSEDTVRFISAKKNEPEWMLQWRLDAYQRWLTMTEPTWAKVHYPEIDLQDMYYYAAPKSSPAPKSLDEVDPALIAMYDKLGVPLREREILAGVERPGMAVDAVIDSVSVVTTFREELSKVGIIFCSISEAIREYPELVQKYIGSVVPVTDNYYATLNSAVFTDGSFVFIPKGVRCPMELSTYFRINERNTGQFERTLIIAEADSYVSYLEGCTAPMRDENQLHAAVVELVALENAEIKYSTVQNWYPGDKDGKGGIYNFVTKRGDCRGDNSKISWTQVETGSAITWKYPSCILRGDNSRGEFYSIAISNGYQQVDSGTKMIHLGKNTSSRIISKGIAAGFSDNTYRGQVSAHAKAKNARNFTQCDSLLIGDKCGAHTVPYIESRNGTAVFEHEATTSKISDDQMFYCQQRGLSEEEAVALIVNGFVRDVLQHLPMEFMVETQKLISISLEGSVG